The Alkalihalophilus pseudofirmus nucleotide sequence GGTAGTTCTACTTGAACGACCGGGAGCAGATTAAATTCATGGATAATATCTTCTTCCTCCACTCCAAACGCCTTCAACAATCCTTTTTGAGACGGGCCGTCAAATGAAACTAAATACTCTTTCGTTTCGTTTTGAGCAAAATTATTTTGAGCGAAAGCTGCTTGTCCTGGTAATAGCATTGTGAACACTAATAGAAGCGCCAATAAAAGATGTCTCATTTTCATCTTCCTCCAATTATTTATTTAGTTGTAAGTATCTATCTAATATGAGTCTAAATAGATAGATAATTCTAACTATTATAATATTAATGATAGAGTGCAATAGATCAGGAAGCAATCAATAATTATATAAACATACTTATACAAGTAGTGTCAGAAGGGATTTTCCTATTATTGGCTAATACATGTAAGAGGAGTGTATTAGGAACAAAGAGAGGGAGTCACCTATTATGAAACAAATCGTCCATTTTAAAAGGGAAGAGGTCTTTCGGGAGCGTGCAGCTTTAGTGGTAGCTAAGCATACGGAAAGGATCAAAAACGGCCTGCAAAATGCTTGTGTGATTCATGTTGGCAGCACAGCAATTGAAGGGTCTTTAACAAAAGGAGATGTTGACCTTCAAGTTCGTATTCCAATAGAGGAGTTTGACCATGCAAAAAGCTTCTTGTTAAAGCACTACACCATTAATACCGGGAGCACGCAAACGTCATTCTTTTGTGCGTTTGAAGACGAGGAAGACCTTCTGCCTTTAGGATTACAGTTAACAGCTGCAGGTTCAGAGTTAGATCATTTCTGGAAAGTAAAAGCATACTTTGTCGCATATCCGTGTGAGGTCATTCAATATAATGAGTTGAAGTTAATGTTTGAAGGAAAAGATATGGAAACTTACAGACATGCAAAGTCTCTTTATATGAGAAGAATTTTAACATCTAAAGAATACAGAGAATTTGAAAAGAGGTTAGGAGAGAGATAGATATAGGGGGCGGCTTGAAGCACTCATGAATCCAGCATGGGTGCTTCATTTTATCTCGTCTTCTGATGGAACTTAAGTAAGAATATAAGCAAAGCCATTAGGAAGACCATGGTTAAGGTTTGCATTGTGATCATTAGTTTTGCTGCATCGTAAAACTCGTTTGTAAGAGAGGTGAAAAAGAAGCTTAACGAAGATACATAAAAGAACACATGAAAAAGAGCTAAGCCAGAAGCCATAACGATTTTCTTTAAATCGTTAGATGCCAGAAAGCTCGTATGTAGAAAAGGGATCGTAACCACAACAAGGCTTGAAATAAAAAAGGAAGGGACCCATCCTGGCCCGCCAATGATTAACCGGTATATATTAAGTACAGCGTAAATAGGAATGGCAACCGGAAACCCGCCGAATAAAGAACCGATAATAAATGGTATATACCTAAGGTCAAATATAAAACCATGGCTGATATGGATAGGGAACGACATACACAACACCATGACGATACTAGATAAGAGAGCTAGTATGATGACATTTCCATCCGTTGTCTTTTTGTATTCGATGATCATTAAATAAAAAAGCATTCCAAGCA carries:
- a CDS encoding GrpB family protein, coding for MKQIVHFKREEVFRERAALVVAKHTERIKNGLQNACVIHVGSTAIEGSLTKGDVDLQVRIPIEEFDHAKSFLLKHYTINTGSTQTSFFCAFEDEEDLLPLGLQLTAAGSELDHFWKVKAYFVAYPCEVIQYNELKLMFEGKDMETYRHAKSLYMRRILTSKEYREFEKRLGER
- a CDS encoding LytS/YhcK type 5TM receptor domain-containing protein, whose product is MFDLIETLLGNVFFLLLGMLFYLMIIEYKKTTDGNVIILALLSSIVMVLCMSFPIHISHGFIFDLRYIPFIIGSLFGGFPVAIPIYAVLNIYRLIIGGPGWVPSFFISSLVVVTIPFLHTSFLASNDLKKIVMASGLALFHVFFYVSSLSFFFTSLTNEFYDAAKLMITMQTLTMVFLMALLIFLLKFHQKTR